A region from the Tahibacter amnicola genome encodes:
- a CDS encoding di-heme oxidoredictase family protein, whose protein sequence is MRIVATLLVVMVPALAMAGGIVPAGGALTHGETNQDAFSRPAPSLDGAQLRAFNLGNRIFNTNWTVAPSSTEAFDGLGPTFNRVSCSGCHLRDGRGRPPIDGESAMNAMLVRWSIPGTDPHGAPRAVPGYGTQLNDRAIPGVAAEAAVSMTWKETTHRYADGSEYRLRHPRYAFTGAAYGALPKRLLVSGRVAPAVIGLGLLEAIPEAHLVAASDEKDRNGDGISGRVNRVSDPATGKTAVGRYGWKANTAGLKTQNAAAAQGDIGLSSSLFPAQNCDAGQTACARAVTGGTPELSDDFLDKLTTYTRTLGVPARRDGDDATVRRGEALFATLGCAGCHTPLQKTGPSDIPQLADQTFAPYTDLLLHDMGAGLADGRPDFLASGREWRTAPLWGIGLVETVNQHTLYLHDGRARNLAEAILWHDGEGRRARDGFRDANKDERDALLRFLRSL, encoded by the coding sequence ATGCGGATAGTGGCAACCCTCCTTGTCGTAATGGTGCCTGCACTCGCAATGGCGGGCGGCATCGTGCCAGCCGGCGGTGCGCTGACGCATGGGGAAACCAACCAGGATGCCTTCAGCCGCCCTGCCCCGTCGCTGGATGGCGCACAGCTGCGCGCCTTCAATCTCGGCAACCGGATTTTCAACACCAACTGGACGGTGGCGCCGTCATCGACCGAAGCCTTCGACGGCCTGGGGCCGACGTTCAATCGCGTTTCGTGCTCCGGCTGCCATCTGCGCGACGGCCGCGGCCGCCCGCCCATCGACGGCGAATCCGCGATGAACGCGATGCTGGTGCGCTGGAGCATTCCCGGAACCGATCCACACGGCGCACCCCGTGCCGTACCCGGCTACGGCACGCAACTCAACGATCGGGCGATTCCCGGCGTGGCCGCGGAAGCAGCCGTCTCGATGACCTGGAAAGAGACGACACACCGCTACGCCGATGGTAGCGAATACCGCCTGCGGCATCCGCGCTATGCGTTCACCGGCGCGGCGTACGGGGCCCTGCCAAAGCGCCTGCTCGTCTCAGGTCGCGTGGCGCCGGCCGTGATAGGTCTTGGCCTGCTGGAGGCCATTCCCGAAGCCCATCTCGTTGCCGCATCCGATGAGAAGGACCGCAACGGCGACGGCATTTCAGGCCGCGTCAATCGCGTTTCTGATCCGGCTACCGGCAAGACAGCGGTCGGACGCTACGGCTGGAAAGCCAATACGGCGGGCCTGAAAACCCAGAATGCCGCAGCGGCGCAGGGTGACATCGGCCTTTCCAGTTCACTGTTTCCGGCGCAGAACTGCGACGCAGGGCAGACGGCCTGCGCCCGGGCCGTGACCGGCGGAACCCCGGAACTGAGCGATGACTTTCTAGACAAACTGACAACGTATACACGAACACTTGGCGTGCCGGCGCGCCGCGACGGTGATGACGCAACGGTACGACGCGGTGAAGCGCTCTTTGCGACGCTCGGCTGTGCTGGCTGCCACACACCGCTGCAGAAGACCGGCCCCAGCGACATTCCCCAGCTGGCCGACCAGACATTCGCGCCATACACCGACCTGCTGCTGCACGACATGGGCGCAGGCCTCGCCGACGGACGACCGGATTTCCTCGCCAGCGGCCGCGAATGGCGCACGGCGCCGCTGTGGGGCATCGGCCTGGTCGAGACGGTCAACCAGCACACGCTGTATCTGCACGACGGTCGTGCGCGGAACCTGGCCGAGGCGATTCTGTGGCATGACGGGGAAGGCCGCCGCGCGCGCGACGGATTTCGCGATGCCAACAAAGACGAGCGCGACGCGCTCCTGCGTTTTCTGCGCAGTCTCTAG
- a CDS encoding imelysin family protein: MLPLFQRWGFALLCVVFSVPVSAHAVFKAPRTFKKSIAIDYDAQPQARTFMVFARRASVAALDAAKPLQAAIDAFLESPSTATLETARQAWRAARPAYQRTEMMRFFNGPLDHAAGDGITAGPEPRLNAWPLNEAVIDAVRGAPESGLVHQRSVPLTREAIVSRNQVGDEADVTTGWHAIEFLLWGQDFSSDGAGNRPADDFLPGDDIRERRRAYLKLITQILIEDLTRVANDWDPQRDGSYAQLLNREPAIEILGRGVHGAASLAAIELYADRLIGPLDTRSQEDEHSCFSDNTLADLKGNLEGVRFFVEGRYENERLGASFIELVEWKNPMLAQRLRVQLDNAEKSLAAIPGRFDQAIVAPDGAPARTAVEHAANAMRELGVALKAAAEALSMDIVVPGV; the protein is encoded by the coding sequence GTGTTGCCATTGTTTCAGCGCTGGGGATTCGCGCTGCTGTGCGTCGTGTTCAGCGTGCCGGTATCCGCGCACGCCGTGTTCAAGGCACCGCGCACGTTCAAGAAGAGCATCGCCATCGACTACGACGCGCAGCCCCAGGCACGCACGTTCATGGTGTTTGCCCGTCGCGCGTCTGTGGCTGCACTGGATGCCGCAAAGCCGCTGCAGGCAGCGATCGATGCGTTCCTGGAGTCACCGAGCACCGCTACATTGGAAACCGCACGACAGGCCTGGCGTGCCGCGCGTCCCGCGTATCAGCGCACGGAGATGATGCGTTTCTTCAATGGTCCGCTGGACCATGCGGCAGGCGATGGCATTACCGCCGGCCCGGAGCCGCGGCTCAACGCGTGGCCCTTGAATGAGGCCGTGATCGATGCGGTTCGCGGCGCGCCCGAAAGTGGACTGGTCCACCAGCGCTCCGTACCGCTGACGCGCGAGGCCATCGTTTCGCGCAACCAGGTGGGCGACGAGGCCGATGTCACCACCGGATGGCACGCGATCGAGTTCCTGCTGTGGGGCCAGGATTTTTCCAGCGACGGTGCCGGCAACCGCCCTGCGGACGATTTCCTTCCCGGCGACGACATCCGTGAACGCCGGCGCGCGTACCTGAAGCTGATCACGCAGATCCTGATCGAGGATCTCACCCGCGTTGCCAATGACTGGGATCCGCAGCGCGACGGCAGTTACGCGCAGTTGCTCAACCGTGAACCGGCGATCGAGATCCTCGGCCGCGGCGTGCACGGCGCGGCCTCGCTGGCGGCGATCGAGCTGTATGCGGACCGGTTGATCGGCCCGCTGGATACGCGCTCGCAGGAAGACGAACATTCCTGCTTCAGCGACAACACGCTGGCGGATCTGAAAGGCAACCTGGAAGGCGTGCGCTTCTTTGTGGAAGGGCGCTACGAGAACGAACGCCTTGGCGCGAGCTTCATCGAGCTGGTGGAGTGGAAGAACCCGATGTTGGCGCAGCGCCTACGCGTACAGTTGGATAACGCGGAAAAATCCCTCGCCGCCATCCCCGGACGTTTCGACCAGGCCATCGTGGCGCCGGACGGCGCGCCGGCCCGGACCGCGGTCGAACACGCTGCCAATGCCATGCGCGAGCTTGGCGTCGCCCTCAAGGCGGCCGCCGAAGCCTTGTCGATGGACATCGTGGTTCCCGGTGTCTGA